The genomic stretch GCACGGCGTGACCGGCAGCCTGAACATCACCTGCCCGGAATTCACCAGCCTGTGCCCGGTCACCGGCCAGCCGGACTTCGCCACCCTTGTCATCGACATGATCCCGGGCGCGTGGTGCGTCGAATCGAAGTCGCTGAAGCTGTATCTCGGTTCCTTCCGCATGCATGGCGAGTTCCACGAAGCCTGCGTCTGCCGCATCTGCAACGATCTGGTCACCCTGCTGCAGCCGAAGTGGATCCGGGTCGAAGGCCGCTTCACGCCGCGGGGCGGCATTCCGCTGTGGCCGACCGCCGAGTGGCGCCAGCCGGGCTGCTGATCTCCGGCCGGCGCGCTGCCGGTTCACGGGCGGGCATGGTATTGTCCGGTCCATGCCCTTGACCCGAATTTCCTCGTCCCTGACCGGCCTGCCGCCGGACTGGGCAACGCGGCTGAAAACCGGCCAGCTCGGCGCGGCCTGGATGCTGGTTGCCGCCTTCTTCTTTGCGCTGATGGCCTCCTGCGTCAAGCTCGGCGCCGTCCATCATGGCGCGGTCGAACTGGTGTTCTGGCGCACACTGTTCGGCATGGTGTCGCTGGGCGCCGTCGCCGGTGTGCGCCGGCAGTCCCTGCTGACGCCGAACTGGTGGGTCCAGGTCAAGCGCGGGCTGTTCGGCTATGTGTCGCTGGTCTGCTATTTCTCGGCCATGACCGAGCTGTCGATCTCGACCGCGGTCACCCTCAATTATTCGTCGTCGATTTTTCTTGCCCTGCTGTCGGTGCTGATGCTCGGCGAACGGCTGACGCCAAAGCTGCTGCTGTCGCTGGGGCTGGGACTGGTCGGCGTGGCACTGCTGCTGCGGCCGTCGATCGGCGCCGGTCAATGGCAGTCGGGGATGATCGGCCTCGGTTCCGGCCTGATGGCCGCCTTTGCCTATCTGCACGTGCGCGAACTCGGCCAGCTTGGCGAGCCGGACTGGCGCACCGTGTTCTGGTTTACCGGTCTGTCCACCGTCTGCGGCGGCGTCTGGCTGCTGCTGAGCGGCGGGTTCCGGCTGCCGACGGCCGAATCGGTCTGGCCGCTGCTCGGCATGGGCATCACGGCCACGCTGGCGCAGCTGGCGATGACCCGTGCCTATTCGCAGGGCGACAAGCTGGTCGCCTCCGCGCTCGCCTATTGCACCGTGGCCTTTACCGCGCTGGCCGGCGCCCTGCTGTTCGGTGACCGGCTCGACCTGCCGGCCGTGGCGGCGATCGTGCTGATCGTCGTCAGCGGGCTGATTGCGGCCAGACGCTGAGCGGGTGCTTTATAGGAAGCCCCCCGCTGCGCTACGATAGAAGAAAACCACCCCAGCCGAAGGAGGCACGCATGATCTCGATCCGCCCGCAGGATTTCGGCCTTGATGTCGCGTTGTACAACGAATTCACCCTGGCCGATTTCAAAAGCCTCGAAGCTGCGCTGCTCGACCGTTTCAACAGCCAGGCCAAACCCAATGTCCTGATCGACATGAGTGAAGTGGTCGACTTCACCATCGACATGGCCGTCGAGGAACTGCGCTTCGTCCGCGCGCACGAAAAGCATTTTGGCCGCATCGCCGTGGTGGTCAAGGACAACTGGATCAAGCTGGCGGCGCATATTGCCGGCCTGCTCAGCGGCGACACCGACGTGATGTATTTCGACAGCGCCGAGTCGGCCCGTGAATGGGTCGAGGGCGGGGAACTGCCCGCGGTCTGACGCACAGCCGGCCGCGCATCGCGGCCGGCCCTCCCATTGCAGAAGTCGCCACTGAAGACTGCGACAAGCCTGTCTGAGCAGTAAAATCTCCCCATACATAGGACTCCCCATCGCGTGGAGGCAATCAATACCCTGCTGTTGCTGGGTGGCGGCCTGCTGTTTCTCAGCGTGCTGGCCAGCCTGGTGTCGGCGCGTTTCGGCGTGCCATTGCTGCTGGTGTTCCTGGTGGTCGGCATGCTGGCCGGCGAGGACGGCCCCGGCGGCATCCGCTTCGACAATTACGGCGCAAGTTTCTTTATCGGCAACCTCGCGCTGGCCATCATCCTGCTCAACGGCGGCCTGCAGACCTCGATCAAGTCGTTCCGCACCGGCCTGAAGCCGGCGCTGTCTCTGGCCACCGTCGGCGTACTGGTGTCGGCCGGGCTGGTCGGCGTGTTCGCCATGCTGCTGATGGGCATCGATCTCGCCCATGGCCTGCTGCTGGGTGCCATCATCGGCTCGACCGATGCCGCCGCCGTGTTCGCGCTGCTGCGCTCCGGCGGCATCCGGCTGAACGACCGGGTCGGCTCGACACTGGAGATCGAGTCCGGCGCCAATGACCCGATGGCGGTGCTGCTGGTGCTGATGCTGGTCGGCTGGATGTCCGGCCGGGCCGACGGCGGGCCGCTGACGCTGCTGCTGACCTTTGTCACCCAGTTTGGCGTCGGCGCGCTGGCCGGACTCGGCGGCGGCTGGCTGCTGTCGCGGCTGTTCGCCCGGTTGCGGCTGGCGGACGGCCTGTATGCCCTGCTGCTGGCTGCCGGCGGGATTTCGCTGTTTGCGCTGGCGAACAAGATGGGCGGCAGCGGCTTTCTGGCGATCTACCTGGCCGGTGTGGTCATTGGCAACCGGCCGACACCGGCCTCGCCGATCATGCTGCCGGTCATGGATGGCCTGGCCTGGTTCGCCCAGGCGGTCATGTTCCTGATGCTCGGCCTGCTGGTCACGCCGTCGAAGATGGTGGGCGACCTGCCGCAGGCCTTTGCCGTCGCCGTGTTCCTGATGCTGGTGGCGCGACCGGTGGCGGTCATGCTCTGCCTGCGTCCGTTCCGCTTTCCGCGCCACGAAGTGCTGTTTGTCAGCTGGGTCGGCCTGCGTGGCGCGGTACCGATCGTGATCGCCATTTTTCCGATGATGGCCGGCGTGCCGGCCTCGGCGCCGCTGTTCGGCGTGACCTTTGCCGTGGTGCTGGTGTCGCTGCTGGTGCAGGGCTCGTCGCTCGGCTGGATGGCGCGCAAGCTGGGCGTGGTGGTGCCCGAGCCGGACCCGCTGCCCCAGGCCCGTGCGCCGCTGCTGGCGCTGACGCCGACGGCCGACTGGCTGACACTGAGCGTGCATCCCGACGCGGCAGCCATTGGCGAACCGGTCGGCACGGTGCTGGCCGGGGCCTTGCCCGGCGCTGCAGCGCATTGTCTGGCGCTGTCGCGCCACGGTCAGCTGATCGTGCCGGATGCCAGCACCCGCTTCGCTGCCGGTGACGACGTGCTGGTGCTGGCGCCGGCCGGAGAGGGCGAGGCGCTGTCGCGCGTTTTCCTGCCGCAGCCGGAGCAGGACGGGCCGCTGTGCGAGCGGCGCTTCTTCGGTGACTTCGTACTCGATGGCAGCGCACGGCTCGGCGATGTCGCCGGACTGTATGGTGAAACGCCGCCGGCGGATGAGGCTGATCTGACGCTGGATGCCCTGTTTGCCCGTCGTTATGCCTGCGTGCGGGTCGTTGGCGACCGTATCCGCATCGGCCGGTTGTGTCTGACCATCCGGGCCATGAACGACCGTCATGTCGGCCGCGTCGGCCTGAGGCTGGCGGCAGACCGCCAACTGCACCCGTTGGCGTGACCGCCTTGCATCCTGCGCGCACCGGCTCTAAAGTCCGCGCTCCATCGAAACCGACCCTACCCACTGATTGTCACGATGCTGAAACCGATTGCCCAACGCCTGGCCGAAGAACTCAACGTCCGCCTGGCGCAAGTGTCCGCCACCATCGAGCTGTTCGACGGCGGCGCGACCGTGCCGTTTGTCGCCCGCTACCGCAAGGAAGCCACCGGGGGTCTCGATGACACCCAGCTGCGCCTGCTTGACGAGCGCCTGCGCTATCTGCGCGAGCTGGATGACCGGCGCGACACCATCGTCAAGTCGATCGCCGAACAGGGCAAGCTGAGCCCTGAAGTGGAAAGCGCGCTCTACGCTGCCGGCGACAAGACCACGCTGGAAGACCTGTACCTGCCGTACAAGCCCAAGCGGCGTACCAAGGCACAGATTGCGCGCGAAGCCGGACTGGCGCCGCTGGCGGAGACGCTGCTGGCCGACCCGTCGCAGACGCCGGAAGCCGTGGCGGCCGGCTTCGTCAATGCCGACAACGGCGTGGCCGATATCAAGGCGGCGCTGGACGGGGCGCGGGCGATCCTGATCGAACGCTTTGCCGAAGATGCGCAGTTGCTGGGCGAGCTGCGCGACAAGCTGTGGCGCGAAGGCGAAGTCGTCGCGCGGGTCGTGCCGGGCAAGGAAAGCGCCGGCGCCAAGTTCGCCGACTATTTCGCCCATGAGGAACCGCTGCGCAGCCTGCCGTCGCACCGGGCGCTGGCACTGCTGCGCGGTCGCAATGAAGAATGCCTGACCCTGGCGCTGCGCTATCAGCCGGAAGACACGCCGCTGACCCAGCGCAGCGAATACGAGCAGCGCATCGCTGCCCGTTTCGGCCTGACCGATCAGGGCCGGCCGGCCGACAAGTGGCTGCTCGACAGCGTGCGCCTGTGCTGGCGGGCCAAAATTTTCCTGTCGCTGGAACTGGAGCTGTTTGGCCGCGTGCGCGAGGCGGCGGAAGAAGAGGCGATCCAGGTGTTCGCCCGCAACCTGCACGACCTGCTGCTGGCCGCACCGGCCGGCCCGCGCGCCACACTGGGGCTGGACCCCGGCCTGCGCACCGGGGTCAAGGTGGCGGTGGTCGACGCCACTGGCAAGCTGCTCGACACCGCGACCATCTATCCGCACGAACCGCGCCGCGACTGGGACCGCTCGCTGGCGACGCTGGGTGCACTGTGCGCCCGGCACAAGGTCGACCTGATCGCCATCGGCAACGGTACCGCCAGCCGCGAAACCGACCGGCTGGCGGCAGACCTGATCCGCCTGCACCCGGAACTCGGCATGACCCGGATCGTGGTCAGCGAAGCCGGTGCCTCGGTCTATTCGGCCAGCGAACTGGCGGCGCGGGAGTTTCCCGATCTCGACGTCAGCCTGCGCGGCGCGGTGTCGATCGCCCGCCGGCTGCAGGACCCGCTGGCGGAACTGGTCAAGATCGACCCGAAGTCGATCGGCGTCGGCCAGTACCAGCATGACGTCAACCAGAGCCAGCTGGCTCGTGCGCTGGATGCCGTGGTTGAGGATTGCGTGAATGCGGTCGGTGTCGACGTCAATATGGCGTCGGCAGCGCTGCTGACCCGGGTCTCGGGCCTGAACGCCACCCTGGCGGCGAACATCGTCGCCCATCGCGATGCGCACGGCGCCTTTGACAGCCGTACCGCGCTGAAGGCCGTGCCGCGCCTCGGCGACAAGACCTTCGAGCAGGCGGCCGGCTTCCTGCGGGTGATGGGCGGCGTCAACCCGCTCGATGCTTCGTCGGTCCACCCGGAAGCCTATCCGGTGGTGGAGAAGATCGTGGCCCGCTCCGGTCGCGAGGTGAAATCGATGATCGGCGACAGCGGTTTCCTGAAAACGCTGAAGGCGACCGATTACACCGATGAGCGTTTCGGCCTGCCGACGGTGATGGACATCCTCGGTGAACTCGACAAGCCGGGGCGCGACCCGCGTCCGGAATTCAGAACGGCGGCCTTTGCCGACGGGGTCGAGGATATCCGCGATCTGCAGCCGGGCATGGTGCTGGAAGGTGTGGTCACCAATGTGGCCAACTTCGGTGCCTTTGTCGATATCGGCGTCCACCAGGACGGACTGGTCCATATCTCGGCGCTGTCGAAGAAATACGTCGCCGATCCGCGCACGGTGGTCAAGGCCGGCGATGTGGTCAAGGTCAAGGTGGTCGAAGTCGACGCTCCGCGCAAGCGCATCGCGCTGACCATGCGCCTCGACGATCCGCTGGATGCGCCGCGTGCCGGAGCGGGCAGGGCTGCCGCTGTGGCCACCGGTGGCCAGCAGAAGCGTCGCCGCGACGACAAGCCGGCCGCCGCCGGCAACTCGGCCATGGCCGATGCCTTCGCACGGCTGAAGCGCTGATCGCGGCAGCAGGAAAAAAAGCCCTGGCGGTTTCCCCGCCAGGGCTTTTTTGCGATCGGGCCGGCTGATATCAGCGACCGTGTCCGGTCTTCTGTGTTTTCTGCTTCTTTTGCTTCTTGTGCGTCACTGCCTTGTGCGGCGCCGCTTTCTTGCTGGCGGCACTTTTCCGGTTCACGGCCTTGCCACTGGCCTTGCTGCCAGTCTTGCCCGCGTGCGCGGTCTGCCTGTTGCGCTTGCTGCTGCCGGCCTTGTGGTTTGCCACGGCTTTCCTGTTTGCCGACGCCTTGCTGCCGCGCACCGCCTTCTTGTGCGAATCCGGCCGGGCGCTGGCGTGGACGGCCTGTTTCTTGCCCTTTTCGGCATGGATCTTGCTTTTGCTGGCGGGACGGGCGGCCTTGCGCTTGTCGACCGTGGCGTGCTTGCCGTGCCGGGCCGAGGCGGTTGTTGCCGTGGCGGTTTTCTTCTTGCCGGCGTGCCGGGCGGAAACCGGCTTTGCCTGGGCGTGCTTCGCACTGGCCTTGTGCCGCGATGTCCGGGCGGAAACGGCGCTGTCGCGGCGCTTCTTGTCTGCCCTGGCCGTGTGGCGCGAAGCCTTGGCCGGGCGCTCGGCACGGCTGCCGCGCGAGGTGTTGTCGGCGGCGCGAGCCGGCTTGGCGGCGGTCGCCGGGCGGGCCTTGCCGGCCTTGACCGGAGCCGGCATGTAGTCGCCGGGCAGGGGAACGTCTTCGGCGTGGGCCGAACAGAGGGTCAGCGCCGTCAGGCCGCCAATAAGGAACTGTATGAATTTACGCATTTTTTGTCAGGGCCGCAGGCGGTAAAGGGAATGTTTGAGAAATATTTATTCGAAATATTGAGCGATACAGTTAGTGGCAGTTATATTACCACGCATGGAACACCGCCCTGCGCGGGCGCCTGTTCCGCAACAACTACCCTCAAGGGAGAGAATGCATGAAACTATCGAGAAGAAACCTGGTGCTCGGGGCGCTGCTGTCGGCATTCGTGCTGACCGGCTGCGGCAAGAAGGAAGAAGCTGCCAATGTCCAGGCGCCGACTACGCCGGCTGCCGAGGTGAAGGAATATGTGGTTGGCACTGATGCCGCCTATGCTCCTTTTGAATTTGAAAATGACCAGAAGCAGGCCGAAGGTTTCGACATCGACGTGGTCACCGCCATTGCCGACAAGGCGGGCATCAAGGTCAAGTTCATCAATACGCCGTGGGAAGGCATTTTCGCCAGCCTGAATAACGGTGACCGTGATGCGCTGGTTTCCGCCATCACCATTACCGACGAGCGCAAGGCGTCGATGGACTTCTCCGAGCCGTACTTCGAGGCACGCCAGCTGATCGTGGTCGCCAAGGATGCCAAGGTTGCCAAGTTCGGTGACCTGAAGGGCATGAAGGTGGCCGTGCAGACCGGCACTACCGGCGATGAACTGGTGCAGAAGCTGCTCGGCAAGACCAGTGCCGACATCAAGCGCTTCGAAAGCACCCCGCTGGCGCTGAAGGAACTGGAAAGCGGTGGCGTGCAGGCCGTGGTCGCCGACAACGGCGTCGTCATCAACTATCTGAAGAACAACGCCGACAAGGGCCTGATCTCGGTCGAGGACAAGGACAGCTTCCACCCCGAGTATTACGGCGTCGCCGTGAAGAAGGGCAATGCCGAGCTGCTGGGCAAGATCAACGAAGGTCTGAAGGCGATCAAGGCCGACGGCACCTACGACAAGATCTACGCCAAGTGGTTTGGCGAAAACAAGTAAGCGGACCACGCTGAAGACATGCAATACCTGCGGCGCGCGTTTACCGCGCGCCGCCGTTTTTCCGGGAGAGGGGGAATGATGGACTTCCGGTTCGCAATGATTACCGAATACGCGCCGCTGTTTATCAGCGGCCTGAAGATGACGCTGGTCATCACGCTGATTTCCGTGGTGCTGGGTACGCTCATCGGTCTGTTCATGGGCATGGCGCGGCTGGCGGAAGCGCGCCACGGCATGAGCAAATACCTGCTGCGCTTTCTGGTCAAATGGCCTGCTACCGCCTATGTCACGTTCTTCCGCGGTACGCCGCTGTTCGTGCAGATCCTGCTGATTCACTTCGCACTGATGCCGACGCTGGTCCATCCGGTCGACGGACTGATCATCAGCGGTGACCTGGCCCGGGAAATCCGCCAGAACTACGGCGCGTTCTTCTCCGGCCTGCTGGCGCTGACGCTGAATGCCGGCGCCTACATCACCGAAATCTTCCGTGCCGGCATCCAGTCGATCGACCGCGGGCAGATGGAAGCGGCCCGTTCGCTCGGCATGAGCTACGGCAAGGCGATGAAGTTCGTTATCGTGCCGCAGGCGTTCCGGCGCATGCTGCCGCCGCTCGGCAACGAGGCGATCATGCTGCTGAAGGACAGTTCGCTGGTTTCGGCCATCGGTCTGGCCGAGCTGGCATTCGCCGCCCGTACCGTGGCCGGCGTCTACTCGCGCTACTGGGAACCGTACCTGACGATTTCCTTCCTGTACCTCGGCATGACCATGCTGATGGCGTGGGGCGTGTCGTCGCTGGAAAAGAAATACCGCATCGCCGCACGCTGAGGCCCGGAAACCGGTCCGCACGCGCAGACAAAAGAACAGCCCGGCTTGCCGGGCTGTTTCCGTTTTTGCATTCAATAATGTATGTGCTGCCGGCAGGCACCGCTCTCCGGCACGATATTCCCCGCAGCAGCAGGGGGGAATATTAGCCTTTGCCGCCATGGGACAGGCGCCGCGTGGTAGAATCAGGTCCATTTTTCCGGCCAAGCGATTGCCTCGAACACATGACCGATCAACTGTTTGCCAAAGAGACGATTCCCATCAGTCTCGAAGAAGAAATGCGGCGTTCCTACCTCGATTACGCAATGAGCGTGATCGTGGGCCGCGCACTGCCCGACGTGCGGGACGGCCTGAAGCCGGTGCATCGTCGCGTGCTCTTTGCCATGCACGAACTGTCCAACGACTGGAACCGTCCGTACAAGAAATCGGCCCGTGTCGTCGGCGATGTGATCGGTAAGTATCACCCGCACGGCGACAGCGCCGTTTACGACACCATCGTGCGGATGGCTCAGAATTTCTCGCTGCGCTATCCGCTTGTGGATGGTCAGGGCAACTTCGGTTCCATCGACGGCGACAACGCGGCCGCCATGCGTTACACCGAAATCCGCATGTCGCGCATCGCGCACGAAATGCTGGCCGATATCGAGAAGGAAACCGTCGACTTCGGCCCGAACTACGACGGCAGCGAACAGGAACCGCTGGTGCTGCCGGCCCGGGTGCCGAACCTGCTGATCAACGGCAGCTCCGGCATTGCCGTCGGCATGGCCACCAACATTCCGCCGCACAACCTCAACGAGGTTATCGACGGTCTGCTGGTGCTGCTCGGCAACCCGGAGATCACGCTCGACGAGCTGATCGACATCATCCCGGCGCCGGACTTCCCGACCGCCGGCATCATCTACGGTCTGGCCGGCGTGCGCGAAGGCTACCGCACCGGTCGTGGCCGCGTGGTGATTCGCGCCCGCACCCACGTCGAGGACATCGGCAAGGGCAGCGACCGCCAGGCGCTGATCATCGACGAGCTGCCGTACCAGGTGAACAAGGCCAACCTGCTGATCAAGATCGGCGAGCTGGTGCGCGAGAAGGCCATCGAAGGCATTTCCGACCTGCGCGACGAGTCGGACAAGTCCGGCATGCGCGTGGTGATCGAGCTCAAGCGCGGCGAAATGCCGGAGATCGTTCTCAACAATCTGTACAAGCAGACCCAGTTGCAGGACAGCTTCGGCATGAACATGGTCGCACTGGTCGATGGCCAGCCGCGCCTGCTGAACCTGAAGCAGATCCTCGACGAGTTCCTGCGCCACCGCCGCGAAGTGGTGACGCGACGCACGATCTTCGAACTGCGCAAGGCACGCGAGCGGGGCCATATCCTCGAAGGGCTGGCCGTTGCGCTGTCCAATGTCGACGAGATCATCGCCCTGATCAAGGCCGCGCCGACGCCGCCGGTGGCCAAGAGCGAGCTGATGGCGCGCGAATGGCACTCGGCGCTGGTCGAGGACATGCTGTCCCGCGTCGACGTCAGCCAGGCGCGCCCGGACGGACTGCTGCCCGAGTACGGGCTGCAGAAGCAGGGCTACCGCCTGTCCGAAGTCCAGGCCCAGGCCATTCTGGAACTGCGCCTGCAGCGCCTGACCGGGCTGGAACAGGACAAGATCGTCAGCGAATACCGCGACGTGATGGACACCATCATGGACCTGCTGGACATCCTGTCGCGTCCGGAACGGGTGAACCAGATCATTGCCGAGGAACTGGCCCAGATCAAGACCCAGTATGGCGACGCCCGCCGCTCGGAAATCGAGCAGTACGGCGGCGACATCAATATCGAAG from Microvirgula aerodenitrificans DSM 15089 encodes the following:
- a CDS encoding Tex family protein → MLKPIAQRLAEELNVRLAQVSATIELFDGGATVPFVARYRKEATGGLDDTQLRLLDERLRYLRELDDRRDTIVKSIAEQGKLSPEVESALYAAGDKTTLEDLYLPYKPKRRTKAQIAREAGLAPLAETLLADPSQTPEAVAAGFVNADNGVADIKAALDGARAILIERFAEDAQLLGELRDKLWREGEVVARVVPGKESAGAKFADYFAHEEPLRSLPSHRALALLRGRNEECLTLALRYQPEDTPLTQRSEYEQRIAARFGLTDQGRPADKWLLDSVRLCWRAKIFLSLELELFGRVREAAEEEAIQVFARNLHDLLLAAPAGPRATLGLDPGLRTGVKVAVVDATGKLLDTATIYPHEPRRDWDRSLATLGALCARHKVDLIAIGNGTASRETDRLAADLIRLHPELGMTRIVVSEAGASVYSASELAAREFPDLDVSLRGAVSIARRLQDPLAELVKIDPKSIGVGQYQHDVNQSQLARALDAVVEDCVNAVGVDVNMASAALLTRVSGLNATLAANIVAHRDAHGAFDSRTALKAVPRLGDKTFEQAAGFLRVMGGVNPLDASSVHPEAYPVVEKIVARSGREVKSMIGDSGFLKTLKATDYTDERFGLPTVMDILGELDKPGRDPRPEFRTAAFADGVEDIRDLQPGMVLEGVVTNVANFGAFVDIGVHQDGLVHISALSKKYVADPRTVVKAGDVVKVKVVEVDAPRKRIALTMRLDDPLDAPRAGAGRAAAVATGGQQKRRRDDKPAAAGNSAMADAFARLKR
- a CDS encoding amino acid ABC transporter permease — translated: MDFRFAMITEYAPLFISGLKMTLVITLISVVLGTLIGLFMGMARLAEARHGMSKYLLRFLVKWPATAYVTFFRGTPLFVQILLIHFALMPTLVHPVDGLIISGDLAREIRQNYGAFFSGLLALTLNAGAYITEIFRAGIQSIDRGQMEAARSLGMSYGKAMKFVIVPQAFRRMLPPLGNEAIMLLKDSSLVSAIGLAELAFAARTVAGVYSRYWEPYLTISFLYLGMTMLMAWGVSSLEKKYRIAAR
- a CDS encoding potassium/proton antiporter → MEAINTLLLLGGGLLFLSVLASLVSARFGVPLLLVFLVVGMLAGEDGPGGIRFDNYGASFFIGNLALAIILLNGGLQTSIKSFRTGLKPALSLATVGVLVSAGLVGVFAMLLMGIDLAHGLLLGAIIGSTDAAAVFALLRSGGIRLNDRVGSTLEIESGANDPMAVLLVLMLVGWMSGRADGGPLTLLLTFVTQFGVGALAGLGGGWLLSRLFARLRLADGLYALLLAAGGISLFALANKMGGSGFLAIYLAGVVIGNRPTPASPIMLPVMDGLAWFAQAVMFLMLGLLVTPSKMVGDLPQAFAVAVFLMLVARPVAVMLCLRPFRFPRHEVLFVSWVGLRGAVPIVIAIFPMMAGVPASAPLFGVTFAVVLVSLLVQGSSLGWMARKLGVVVPEPDPLPQARAPLLALTPTADWLTLSVHPDAAAIGEPVGTVLAGALPGAAAHCLALSRHGQLIVPDASTRFAAGDDVLVLAPAGEGEALSRVFLPQPEQDGPLCERRFFGDFVLDGSARLGDVAGLYGETPPADEADLTLDALFARRYACVRVVGDRIRIGRLCLTIRAMNDRHVGRVGLRLAADRQLHPLA
- a CDS encoding DMT family transporter, whose translation is MTRISSSLTGLPPDWATRLKTGQLGAAWMLVAAFFFALMASCVKLGAVHHGAVELVFWRTLFGMVSLGAVAGVRRQSLLTPNWWVQVKRGLFGYVSLVCYFSAMTELSISTAVTLNYSSSIFLALLSVLMLGERLTPKLLLSLGLGLVGVALLLRPSIGAGQWQSGMIGLGSGLMAAFAYLHVRELGQLGEPDWRTVFWFTGLSTVCGGVWLLLSGGFRLPTAESVWPLLGMGITATLAQLAMTRAYSQGDKLVASALAYCTVAFTALAGALLFGDRLDLPAVAAIVLIVVSGLIAARR
- the queF gene encoding preQ(1) synthase — its product is MNLHDKLNALGSQRTDYRYDQPDAALLERFPNPYAEATINPHGVTGSLNITCPEFTSLCPVTGQPDFATLVIDMIPGAWCVESKSLKLYLGSFRMHGEFHEACVCRICNDLVTLLQPKWIRVEGRFTPRGGIPLWPTAEWRQPGC
- the gyrA gene encoding DNA gyrase subunit A yields the protein MTDQLFAKETIPISLEEEMRRSYLDYAMSVIVGRALPDVRDGLKPVHRRVLFAMHELSNDWNRPYKKSARVVGDVIGKYHPHGDSAVYDTIVRMAQNFSLRYPLVDGQGNFGSIDGDNAAAMRYTEIRMSRIAHEMLADIEKETVDFGPNYDGSEQEPLVLPARVPNLLINGSSGIAVGMATNIPPHNLNEVIDGLLVLLGNPEITLDELIDIIPAPDFPTAGIIYGLAGVREGYRTGRGRVVIRARTHVEDIGKGSDRQALIIDELPYQVNKANLLIKIGELVREKAIEGISDLRDESDKSGMRVVIELKRGEMPEIVLNNLYKQTQLQDSFGMNMVALVDGQPRLLNLKQILDEFLRHRREVVTRRTIFELRKARERGHILEGLAVALSNVDEIIALIKAAPTPPVAKSELMAREWHSALVEDMLSRVDVSQARPDGLLPEYGLQKQGYRLSEVQAQAILELRLQRLTGLEQDKIVSEYRDVMDTIMDLLDILSRPERVNQIIAEELAQIKTQYGDARRSEIEQYGGDINIEDLITPQDMVVTLSHGGYMKAQPVADYQAQRRGGRGKLAAGTKEEDFIDNLFVANTHDYLLCFSSFGRMYWIKVYELPQGSRNSRGKPIVNLLPLADGEKLNAILPVKAFSDSEYVFMATSRGTVKKTPLSDFSRPRTAGIIAVDLDEGDHLIGVAVTSGSSQVMLFSDAGKAVRFDEGDVRAMGRTARGVRGMDLADGQQVIGMLVSNDETLQVLTATANGYGKRTPIGDYRKSRRGTQGVIAIDTGERNGKLVAVALVEEQDELMLMTTGGVLIRTRVSEVRETGRTAQGVRLINLDEGEHLISLEKVAESDEDLPVDDDAIDGAEAVDGEPAAGETGEGEGA
- a CDS encoding basic amino acid ABC transporter substrate-binding protein; translation: MKLSRRNLVLGALLSAFVLTGCGKKEEAANVQAPTTPAAEVKEYVVGTDAAYAPFEFENDQKQAEGFDIDVVTAIADKAGIKVKFINTPWEGIFASLNNGDRDALVSAITITDERKASMDFSEPYFEARQLIVVAKDAKVAKFGDLKGMKVAVQTGTTGDELVQKLLGKTSADIKRFESTPLALKELESGGVQAVVADNGVVINYLKNNADKGLISVEDKDSFHPEYYGVAVKKGNAELLGKINEGLKAIKADGTYDKIYAKWFGENK
- a CDS encoding STAS/SEC14 domain-containing protein, whose translation is MISIRPQDFGLDVALYNEFTLADFKSLEAALLDRFNSQAKPNVLIDMSEVVDFTIDMAVEELRFVRAHEKHFGRIAVVVKDNWIKLAAHIAGLLSGDTDVMYFDSAESAREWVEGGELPAV